The following are encoded in a window of Salvelinus fontinalis isolate EN_2023a chromosome 40, ASM2944872v1, whole genome shotgun sequence genomic DNA:
- the LOC129839878 gene encoding uncharacterized protein LOC129839878 gives MPTVVLAVQHYACPPWYWPSNIMPTMVLAVQHYAHHGTGRPTLCPPWYWPSNIMPTMVLAVQHYAHHGTGRPTLCPPWYWPSNIMPTMVLAVQHYAHHGTGRPTLCPPWYWPSNIMLTMVLAVQHYAHHGTGRPTLCPPWYWPSNIMPTMVLAVQHYARPPWYWPSNIMPTMVLAVQHYAHHGTGRPTLCPPWYWPSNIMPTMVLAVQHYAHHGTGRPTLCSPWYWPSNIMPTMVLAVQHYAHHGTGRPTLCPPWYWPSNIMPTVVLAVQHYAHHGTGRPTLCPPWYWPSNIMHAHHGTGRPTLCTPTMVLAVQHYARPLWYWPSNIMPTMVLAVQHYARPLWYWPSNIMPTMVLAVQHYAHYGTGRPTLCPPWYWPSNIMPTMVLAVQHYAHHGTGRPTLCTPTMVLAVQHYAWYWPSNIMPTMVLAVQHYAHYGTGRPTLCPPWYWPSNIMPTMVLAVQHYAHRGTGRPTLCPPWYWPSNIMPTVVLAVQHYAHHGTGRPTLCPPWYWPSNIMPTMVLAVQHYAHHGTGRPTLCPLWYWPSNIMLTMVLAVQHYACPPWYWPSNIMPTMVLAVQHYAHRGTGRPTLCPPWYWPSNIMPTMVLAVQHYAHRGTGRPTLCPPWYWPSNIMPTMVLAVQHYAHRGTSRPTLCPPLYWPSNIMPTMVLAVQHYVRPPWYWPSNIMPTVVLASCYLRTHLV, from the coding sequence atgcccaccgtggtactggccgtccaacattatgcatgcccaccatggtactggccgtccaacattatgcccaccatggtactggccgtccaacattatgcccaccatggtactggccgtccaacattatgcccaccatggtactggccgtccaacattatgcccaccatggtactggccgtccaacattatgcccaccatggtactggccgtccaacattatgcccaccatggtactggccgtccaacattatgcccaccatggtactggccgtccaacattatgcccaccatggtactggccgtccaacattatgcccaccatggtactggccgtccaacattatgctcaccatggtactggccgtccaacattatgcccaccatggtactggccgtccaacattatgcccaccatggtactggccgtccaacattatgcccactatggtactggccgtccaacattatgcacgcccaccatggtactggccgtccaacattatgcccaccatggtactggccgtccaacattatgcccaccatggtactggccgtccaacattatgcccaccatggtactggccgtccaacattatgcccaccatggtactggccgtccaacattatgcccaccatggtactggccgtccaacattatgctcaccatggtactggccgtccaacattatgcccactatggtactggccgtccaacattatgcccaccatggtactggccgtccaacattatgcccaccatggtactggccgtccaacattatgcccaccgtggtactggccgtccaacattatgcccaccatggtactggccgtccaacattatgcccaccatggtactggccgtccaacattatgcacgcccaccatggtactggccgtccaacattatgcacgcccaccatggtactggccgtccaacattatgcacgcccactatggtactggccgtccaacattatgcccaccatggtactggccgtccaacattatgcacgcccactatggtactggccgtccaacattatgcccaccatggtactggccgtccaacattatgcccactatggtactggccgtccaacattatgcccaccatggtactggccgtccaacattatgcccaccatggtactggccgtccaacattatgctcaccatggtactggccgtccaacattatgcacgcccaccatggtactggccgtccaacattatgcatggtactggccgtccaacattatgcccaccatggtactggccgtccaacattatgcccactatggtactggccgtccaacattatgcccaccatggtactggccgtccaacattatgcccaccatggtactggccgtccaacattatgcccaccgtggtactggccgtccaacattatgcccaccatggtactggccgtccaacattatgcccaccgtggtactggccgtccaacattatgcccatcatggtactggccgtccaacattatgcccaccatggtactggccgtccaacattatgcccaccatggtactggccgtccaacattatgcccaccatggtactggccgtccaacattatgcccactatggtactggccgtccaacattatgctcaccatggtactggccgtccaacattatgcatgcccaccatggtactggccgtccaacattatgcccaccatggtactggccgtccaacattatgcccaccgtggtactggccgtccaacattatgcccaccatggtactggccgtccaacattatgcccaccatggtactggccgtccaacattatgcccaccgtggtactggccgtccaacattatgcccaccatggtactggccgtccaacattatgcccaccatggtactggccgtccaacattatgcccaccgtgGTACtagccgtccaacattatgcccaccattgtactggccgtccaacattatgcccaccatggtactggccgtccaacattatgtacgcccaccatggtactggccgtccaacattatgcccaccgtgGTACTGGCCAGCTGCTATTTGAGAACTCATCTGGTTTAG